A section of the Streptomyces xinghaiensis S187 genome encodes:
- the ribD gene encoding bifunctional diaminohydroxyphosphoribosylaminopyrimidine deaminase/5-amino-6-(5-phosphoribosylamino)uracil reductase RibD: MRRAVALAARGTGSTSPNPVVGCVILDAAGEPAGEGYHQRAGGPHAEIHALRAAGERARGGTALVTLEPCDHTGRTGPCTGALIDAGIARVVYAVADPHDEAAGGAATLAAAGIEVERGLLAAEAEEVNLPWLTSVRRRRPFVRWKYAATLDGRTAAADGTSRWISSPASRADVHRLRAEADAVIVGSGTARADDPQLAVRHPDLLDTLGAGLRQPLRVVVDSNASAVRPGARVLDGSAPTLVAVAEDADAAHLEGLVPVVRLPRAPGGRGLSIPMLLRTLYEREVRSVLLEGGATLAGAFVAARSVDQVVGYLAPALLGAGPAVLADAGIGTITDALRLDVTGVDRLGPDLRITAVPGGPAPAAAPAPAPATSAVPASEEN; this comes from the coding sequence ATGCGGCGTGCCGTCGCGCTCGCCGCCCGCGGCACCGGCTCCACCAGCCCCAACCCCGTCGTCGGGTGCGTGATCCTCGACGCCGCGGGCGAGCCGGCCGGTGAGGGGTACCACCAGCGGGCCGGCGGGCCGCACGCCGAGATCCACGCCCTCCGCGCGGCCGGCGAACGCGCCCGCGGCGGCACCGCCCTCGTCACCCTGGAGCCCTGCGACCACACCGGCCGCACCGGCCCCTGCACCGGCGCGCTGATCGACGCCGGGATCGCCCGCGTCGTCTACGCCGTCGCCGACCCGCACGACGAGGCCGCCGGCGGGGCCGCCACCCTCGCCGCCGCCGGGATCGAGGTCGAGCGCGGACTGCTGGCCGCCGAGGCCGAGGAGGTCAACCTCCCCTGGCTGACCTCCGTACGCCGCCGCAGGCCGTTCGTCCGCTGGAAGTACGCGGCCACCCTCGACGGCCGGACCGCCGCCGCCGACGGCACCAGCCGCTGGATCTCCTCGCCCGCCTCCCGCGCGGACGTCCACCGGCTGCGCGCCGAGGCGGACGCCGTGATCGTGGGCTCCGGCACCGCCCGCGCCGACGACCCCCAGCTCGCCGTCCGCCACCCCGACCTGCTCGACACCCTCGGCGCCGGGCTCCGCCAGCCGCTGCGCGTCGTCGTCGACAGCAACGCCTCCGCCGTCAGGCCGGGCGCCCGGGTCCTGGACGGCAGCGCGCCCACCCTCGTCGCCGTCGCCGAGGACGCCGACGCCGCGCACCTGGAGGGCCTCGTCCCCGTGGTGCGGCTGCCGCGCGCGCCCGGCGGACGCGGCCTGTCCATCCCGATGCTGCTGCGCACCCTCTACGAGCGCGAGGTGCGCTCCGTGCTGCTGGAGGGCGGGGCGACCCTCGCCGGAGCCTTCGTCGCCGCCCGCTCCGTCGACCAGGTCGTCGGCTATCTCGCCCCCGCCCTGCTCGGTGCCGGTCCGGCCGTCCTCGCCGATGCCGGAATCGGCACGATCACCGACGCGTTGCGCCTGGATGTGACCGGTGTCGACCGCTTGGGTCCGGATCTGCGGATCACCGCCGTTCCCGGGGGGCCGGCTCCGGCCGCCGCCCCCGCCCCCGCCCCCGCCACTTCCGCCGTTCCCGCCTCCGAGGAGAACTGA
- a CDS encoding riboflavin synthase, whose product MFTGIVEELGEVAAVEDLGDSSRFRLRGPLVTRDAKHGDSIAVNGVCLTVVDTAAGEFTADVMAETLNRSSLGALVPGSRVNLERPMALGGRLGGHLVQGHVDGTGTITERVPGEHWELVTVSLPPRLARYVVEKGSITVDGVSLTVVTAADDHFTVSLIPTTLELTTLGSKKAGDPVNLEVDVLAKYVERLLGAGAVPAGAHAAGAVAGAAAGEAAV is encoded by the coding sequence GTGTTCACAGGAATCGTCGAAGAACTGGGCGAGGTCGCCGCCGTCGAGGATCTCGGGGACTCCTCCCGCTTCCGGCTGCGCGGCCCGCTGGTCACCCGGGACGCCAAACACGGCGACTCGATCGCCGTCAACGGCGTCTGCCTGACCGTCGTCGACACCGCCGCCGGCGAGTTCACCGCCGATGTGATGGCCGAGACCCTGAACCGCTCCAGCCTCGGAGCCCTCGTCCCCGGCAGCCGCGTCAACCTCGAACGCCCCATGGCGCTCGGCGGACGCCTCGGCGGCCACCTCGTCCAGGGCCACGTGGACGGCACCGGCACCATCACCGAGCGCGTACCGGGCGAGCACTGGGAGCTGGTCACGGTCTCGCTGCCGCCCCGGCTGGCCCGCTACGTCGTCGAGAAGGGCTCCATCACGGTCGACGGCGTCAGCCTCACCGTCGTCACGGCGGCGGACGACCACTTCACCGTCAGCCTGATCCCCACCACCCTGGAACTCACCACCCTGGGGAGCAAGAAGGCGGGCGACCCGGTCAACCTGGAGGTCGACGTCCTCGCCAAGTACGTCGAACGGCTGCTCGGCGCGGGCGCCGTCCCGGCCGGAGCGCACGCCGCCGGGGCCGTCGCCGGAGCCGCCGCCGGGGAGGCCGCCGTATGA
- a CDS encoding nicotinamide mononucleotide transporter family protein, with translation MSTFDWLNAHAFTVLGQEVIWSDMVGNTLGLIALALGWRRSLWTWPAQLVSGVVLVAAYASAQLSGGVGKQLLVIGVAVWGWRQWQHGKRRTGDGTLAVRFATRRERGLLAAGTVLGTLAVGGLFTAVPSLSWSPWPDAYIFVGTLAAMVAQARGLVEFWFAWMLVDVVGVPLAFSSGLPFSGLVYVIYFVLVLWGLRDWWLHTRRQPAAAAAGAPPQPVPAGAAATETSA, from the coding sequence ATGAGCACCTTCGACTGGCTGAACGCCCACGCCTTCACCGTTCTCGGCCAGGAGGTCATCTGGTCCGACATGGTGGGCAACACCCTGGGCCTGATCGCCCTCGCCCTCGGCTGGCGCCGCTCCCTGTGGACCTGGCCCGCACAGCTCGTCTCCGGTGTCGTCCTCGTCGCCGCCTACGCCTCCGCGCAGCTCAGCGGCGGCGTCGGCAAGCAGCTGCTGGTCATCGGCGTCGCCGTGTGGGGCTGGCGGCAGTGGCAGCACGGGAAGCGGCGCACGGGGGACGGCACCCTCGCGGTGCGCTTCGCCACCCGGCGGGAGCGCGGCCTGCTGGCGGCCGGCACGGTCCTCGGCACCCTGGCCGTCGGCGGGCTGTTCACCGCCGTGCCGTCGCTCTCCTGGAGCCCCTGGCCGGACGCGTACATCTTCGTCGGCACCCTCGCCGCGATGGTCGCCCAGGCGCGCGGGCTGGTCGAGTTCTGGTTCGCCTGGATGCTGGTCGACGTGGTCGGCGTCCCGCTGGCCTTCAGCAGCGGACTGCCGTTCTCCGGCCTGGTCTACGTCATCTACTTCGTCCTCGTCCTGTGGGGCCTGCGCGACTGGTGGCTGCACACCCGCCGGCAGCCGGCGGCCGCAGCGGCCGGGGCCCCGCCCCAGCCGGTGCCGGCCGGGGCCGCCGCCACGGAGACCTCCGCATGA
- a CDS encoding bifunctional 3,4-dihydroxy-2-butanone-4-phosphate synthase/GTP cyclohydrolase II, with protein MTTALQDTHDRFTDDGYPDDRIVLDPVERAIADIAAGRPVVVVDDEDRENEGDLIVAAEKATPEIVAFMMTECRGLICAPMEGDALDRLELPQMVRDNTESMGTAFTVSVDASGAHGVTTGISAADRATTLRLLASGDSTPGDFVRPGHVFPLRARPGGVLARNGHTEAGVDLARLAGLRPAAAIVEIAAEDGTMMRLPELVPFARKHGLSIISIEDLIAYRRAAEPTVRREAETRLPTAFGDFRAYGYRSTVDGVEHIALVRGDIGDGTDVLVRVHSECLTGDIFGSLRCDCGPQLQESLSRVTEEGRGVVLYLRGHEGRGIGLLSKLRAYELQEHGRDTLDANLELGLPADARDYAAAAQMLTDLGVRSLRLMTNNPGKTAALLAHGLRVVREPAPVAAGEHNLRYLRTKRDRMGHDLPWLDDGRPPARHVQ; from the coding sequence ATGACCACCGCACTCCAGGACACCCACGACCGGTTCACGGACGACGGGTACCCGGACGACCGGATCGTCCTCGACCCCGTCGAGCGCGCCATCGCCGACATCGCCGCCGGCCGCCCCGTCGTGGTCGTGGACGACGAGGACCGGGAGAACGAGGGCGACCTGATCGTCGCCGCCGAGAAGGCCACCCCCGAGATCGTCGCCTTCATGATGACCGAGTGCCGCGGCCTCATCTGCGCCCCGATGGAGGGCGACGCCCTCGACCGGCTCGAACTGCCGCAGATGGTGCGGGACAACACCGAGTCGATGGGCACCGCCTTCACCGTCTCCGTCGACGCCTCCGGCGCGCACGGCGTGACCACCGGCATCTCCGCCGCCGACCGGGCCACCACGTTGCGCCTGCTCGCCTCCGGGGACAGCACGCCCGGCGACTTCGTCCGCCCCGGCCACGTCTTCCCGCTGCGCGCCCGCCCCGGCGGCGTCCTCGCCCGCAACGGGCACACCGAGGCCGGTGTCGACCTCGCCCGGCTCGCCGGGCTGCGTCCCGCCGCCGCGATCGTGGAGATCGCCGCCGAGGACGGCACCATGATGCGCCTGCCCGAGCTGGTCCCCTTCGCCCGCAAGCACGGCCTGTCGATCATCTCCATCGAGGACCTGATCGCCTACCGCCGGGCGGCCGAGCCCACCGTCCGCCGCGAGGCCGAGACCCGGCTGCCCACCGCCTTCGGCGACTTCCGCGCCTACGGCTACCGCTCCACGGTGGACGGCGTCGAGCACATCGCCCTGGTGCGGGGGGACATCGGCGACGGGACGGACGTCCTCGTCCGGGTGCACTCCGAGTGCCTCACCGGCGACATCTTCGGCTCGCTGCGCTGCGACTGCGGACCCCAGCTCCAGGAGTCCCTGTCCCGGGTCACCGAGGAGGGGCGCGGCGTCGTCCTCTACCTCCGCGGCCACGAGGGCCGGGGCATCGGACTGCTGTCCAAGCTCCGGGCGTACGAACTCCAGGAGCACGGCCGGGACACCCTGGACGCCAACCTGGAACTCGGCCTGCCCGCCGACGCCCGGGACTACGCCGCCGCCGCGCAGATGCTCACCGACCTCGGCGTGCGCAGCCTGCGGCTGATGACCAACAACCCCGGGAAGACCGCGGCCCTGCTCGCCCACGGGCTGCGGGTCGTCCGGGAGCCCGCGCCGGTGGCGGCCGGGGAGCACAACCTCCGCTACCTGCGCACCAAGCGGGACCGGATGGGTCACGATTTGCCCTGGCTGGACGACGGCCGGCCGCCGGCCCGCCACGTCCAGTAG
- the ribH gene encoding 6,7-dimethyl-8-ribityllumazine synthase encodes MSGKGAPELSVKDSGDLRVAVIAAQWHEQVMDGLMDGALRALGELGIEEPTVLRVPGSFELPVVAKVLAGRGYDAIVALGVVVRGGTPHFEYVCQGVAQGLTQVSVDTGVPVGFGVLTCDTEEQALDRAGLEGSREDKGHEAVMAAVATATTLRTVAEPWRRTEAPGKQGTRPGKL; translated from the coding sequence GTGAGCGGTAAGGGTGCCCCCGAACTGTCCGTGAAGGACTCCGGCGATCTGCGCGTGGCCGTGATCGCCGCGCAGTGGCACGAGCAGGTGATGGACGGCCTCATGGACGGCGCCCTGCGCGCCCTCGGCGAACTGGGCATCGAGGAGCCCACCGTGCTCCGTGTCCCCGGCAGCTTCGAACTGCCGGTCGTTGCCAAGGTGCTGGCGGGCCGCGGCTACGACGCCATCGTGGCCCTCGGCGTCGTCGTCCGGGGCGGCACCCCGCACTTCGAATACGTCTGCCAGGGCGTGGCCCAGGGGCTCACGCAGGTCTCCGTGGACACCGGGGTCCCGGTCGGCTTCGGGGTGCTCACCTGCGACACCGAGGAGCAGGCCCTGGACCGGGCCGGCCTGGAGGGCAGCCGCGAGGACAAGGGCCACGAGGCCGTGATGGCCGCCGTCGCCACCGCCACCACGCTCCGCACCGTCGCCGAACCGTGGCGGCGCACCGAGGCGCCGGGCAAGCAGGGGACGCGACCCGGTAAGTTGTAG
- a CDS encoding phosphoribosyl-ATP diphosphatase — MANKTFEELFTELRHKAATGDPATSRTAELVAQGVHSIGKKVVEEAAEVWMAAEHEGTDRTAEEISQLLYHLQVMMVARGISLDDVYAHL; from the coding sequence ATGGCGAACAAGACATTCGAGGAGCTCTTCACCGAGCTCCGCCACAAGGCCGCCACCGGCGACCCCGCTACCTCCCGCACCGCCGAGCTGGTCGCGCAGGGCGTGCACAGCATCGGCAAGAAGGTCGTCGAGGAGGCGGCCGAGGTGTGGATGGCGGCCGAGCACGAGGGCACCGACCGCACGGCCGAGGAGATCTCGCAGCTCCTCTACCATCTGCAGGTCATGATGGTCGCCCGGGGCATCTCCCTGGACGACGTGTACGCCCACCTCTGA
- the hisG gene encoding ATP phosphoribosyltransferase translates to MLRIAVPNKGALSEPASEMLQEAGYKQRKDRRELVLVDSDNDVEFFFLRPRDIAVYVGSGRLDIGITGRDLLLDSGADAEEIMQLGFAGSTFRYATRPGTAQEVGDFGGMTVATSFAGLVTKHLADHGVDASVVRLDGAVETAIQLGVAEIIADVVETGTTLRNAGLEIIGEPILRSEAVVVRRTGEDGEDPKVRQFLRRMHGVLVARRYVMMDYDIRVEQVERAVALTPGLESPTVSPLHHEGWVAVRSMVPSQDAQRIMDELYDLGARAILTTGIHACRL, encoded by the coding sequence ATGCTGCGCATCGCCGTCCCCAACAAGGGTGCTCTCAGCGAGCCTGCGTCGGAGATGCTCCAGGAGGCCGGTTACAAGCAGCGCAAGGACCGCCGCGAACTGGTCCTGGTGGACTCCGACAACGACGTCGAGTTCTTCTTCCTCCGCCCCCGCGACATCGCCGTCTACGTCGGCTCCGGCCGGCTCGACATCGGCATCACCGGCCGCGACCTGCTGCTCGACTCGGGCGCGGACGCGGAGGAGATCATGCAGCTCGGCTTCGCCGGCTCCACCTTCCGTTACGCCACCCGGCCCGGCACCGCCCAGGAGGTCGGTGACTTCGGCGGCATGACCGTCGCCACGTCGTTCGCCGGGCTCGTCACCAAGCACCTCGCCGACCACGGGGTCGACGCCTCCGTCGTCCGCCTCGACGGCGCCGTCGAGACCGCCATCCAGCTCGGCGTCGCCGAGATCATCGCCGATGTCGTGGAGACGGGCACCACCCTCCGCAACGCCGGCCTGGAGATCATCGGCGAGCCGATCCTCCGCTCCGAGGCCGTCGTCGTCCGCCGCACCGGCGAGGACGGCGAGGACCCGAAGGTGCGGCAGTTCCTCCGCCGGATGCACGGCGTCCTCGTCGCCCGCCGCTACGTGATGATGGACTACGACATCCGCGTCGAACAGGTGGAGCGCGCCGTCGCCCTCACCCCCGGCCTGGAGTCGCCGACCGTCTCCCCGCTGCACCACGAGGGCTGGGTCGCCGTCCGCTCGATGGTCCCCTCCCAGGACGCCCAGCGGATCATGGACGAGCTGTACGACCTCGGCGCCCGGGCGATCCTCACCACCGGCATCCACGCCTGCCGCCTGTAG
- a CDS encoding PH domain-containing protein, translating to MSSSTPGGEPAGRPGPDGLPALPVTFRPTRTRVILLSAGAAVLATLTILAVVLPSLSPAERSSFVFTGLLGLGVMVLLSRPRIDADEEGITVVNLTARRRLSWAEVLRVNLRPGDPWVHLDLADGTHLPAMGIQPGIARDKAIADARALRALADHHGSGRTAD from the coding sequence GTGTCCTCCTCCACCCCCGGCGGGGAACCCGCCGGCCGGCCCGGCCCGGACGGCCTGCCCGCGCTGCCCGTCACCTTCCGGCCGACCCGCACCCGGGTGATCCTGCTGAGCGCGGGAGCGGCGGTGCTCGCCACCCTGACGATCCTCGCCGTGGTGCTGCCGTCCCTCAGCCCGGCCGAGCGCTCCAGCTTCGTCTTCACCGGACTCCTCGGCCTGGGCGTCATGGTGCTCCTCAGCCGCCCCCGCATCGACGCGGACGAGGAGGGCATCACGGTGGTCAACCTGACCGCCCGGCGCCGCCTCTCCTGGGCGGAAGTGCTCCGGGTCAACCTCAGGCCCGGCGACCCGTGGGTCCATCTGGACCTCGCCGACGGCACCCATCTGCCCGCGATGGGCATCCAGCCCGGCATCGCCCGGGACAAGGCGATCGCCGACGCCCGCGCGCTGCGCGCCCTCGCCGACCACCACGGCAGCGGCCGGACGGCGGACTGA